In Hyphomicrobiales bacterium, the sequence CCCTCCGTCGACGGCGCGGACCTGATCGACGCGCAGCCGGCCTTCGATTCGCGCACCGGCCAGCCGATCGTGAATTTTCGCTTCAACATTCGCGGCGCTCAGCGCTTCGGCCAGATCACCACCGAGAATCTCGGCCGCCCGCTGGCGATCGTGCTCGACAACAAGGTGATTTCCTCGCCGGTGATCCAGTCGCCGATCACGGGCGGCTCGGGCCAGATCTCCGGCAACTTCACGGTCGAGCAGGTCAACAACCTGTCGATCCTGCTGCGTGCGGGCGCGCTGCCCGCCAAGATGACGATCGTCGAGGAGCGCACCGTCGGCCCCGGCCTCGGCGCCGACTCGATCCGCGCGGGCAAGATGGCCACCCTGATCGCGACCGTGCTGGTGGTGATCTACATGCTCGCGACCTACGGCATCTTCGGCCTGATCGCGAGCATCGCGCTCGTCGTCCATGTCGGCCTGATCTTCGGCCTGATGTCGTTCCTCGGCGCGACGATGACGCTGCCCGGCATCGCCGGCATCGTGCTGACGATCGGCACCGCGGTCGACTCGAACGTGCTGATCTACGAGCGCATGCGCGAGGAAGAGCATCAGGGCCGCAGCCTGGTCTCGGCGCTCGAGGCCGGCTTCCAGCGCGCCTTCGCCACGATCATCGACTCCAACGTCACCATGCTGATCGCGGCGGTGGCGCTGTTCTCGCTCGGCTCCGGTCCGGTGCGCGGCTTCGCGGTGGTCTTCATCCTCGGCATCCTCACCACCGTCATCACGGCGGTGACGCTGACCCGGATGCTGATCGCGATCTGGTATCGCTGGGCCAAGCCCAAGCGCCTGCCGTTCTGACGCTGCCAGCTCTAGAGGAGATTGGCCATGCGCCTGCTTCGTATCGTTCCCGACAACACCAAGTTCAAATTCGTCTGGTTCCGCCGCTTCAGCTATCCGCTGTCGGCGGCCTACTCGATCCTCGTGATCGTGCTGTTCCTCACCGTCGGGCTGAATTTCGGCATCGACTTCAAGGGCGGCACGCTGATCGAGATGCAGGCGAAGAGCGGCAGCGTCGACATCGCCCAGATCCGCCATACCGCCAACGGCCTCGGTTTCGGCGAGGCCGAGGTCCAGGAATTCGGCGCCGCCGGCGAGGTCTCGATGCGCTTCGGCATGCAGCCGGGCGGCGAGACGGCGCAGCAGGCGGTCGTGGTCAAGGCGCGCGAGGCCTTCGCCTCCAGCTATGATTTCCGCCGCGTCGAGACGGTCGGTCCCCGCGTCTCGGGCGAGCTCGTGCAGGCGGGCACGCTCGGCGTCGTGCTCGCGATCGTCGGCGTGCTGATCTATCTCTGGTTCCGCTTCGAGATGCCGCTGGCGATCGGCGCGATCCTCGGCACGCTGCACGACATCGTGCTCACCATCGGCTTCTTCCTGATCACGCAGCTCGAATTCAACCTGACCTCGATCGCGGCGATCCTGACCATCGTCGGTTACTCGCTGAACGAGACCGTCGTGGTGTTCGACCGGACCCGCGAATTGCTGCGCCGCTACAAGACCATGCCGGTCGCGGAACTGCTCGATCTGTCGGTCAACTCGACCCTGTCGCGCACGGCGATGACGGCGACGACGACCTTCCTGTCGCTGCTGGCGCTGGTGCTGTTCGGCGGTTCGGCGATCGAGGGCTTCGCGCTCGTCATGCTGTTCGGCGTGGTGGTCTGCACCTACTCCGCGATGTTCATCTCGACGCCGGTTCTGCTCTATATGGACGTCCGCTCGGCCGGCGCCCGCGAGGAGGCGCAGGAGGCGGCGCGCGCCAAGGCCTCCGCCGCCAAGGCCAAGGCCTGACGGTCATCGGGAGCAAAGATTCGGGATGCCGCGCTTCGACGGTTTCGTTCCCGGCCGCTTTCCGCTCGACGCGATCGGCGCCGGGGGCTTCCGCTTCGCCGAGATGAGTCACAAGGGCTCGATCATCGCGACGCCGGCAGGCGTGCGGATCTGGCCGGTGACGCGCTTTTCCGAGGTGACGATCGAGAGCCTGCAGCCGGTGCTGGACGAGGCCGGGAGCATCGATTTCCTGCTGATCGGCACGGGGCCGGACATCGCCTTCATTCCGCCTGCTCTGCGTGATCCGCTGAAGCAGGCCGGGATCACCGTGGAAGGCATGACGACCGGCGCGGCGGCCCGCACCTACAATGTTCTCGTCGGCGAGGACCGGCGCGTGGCGGCGGCGCTGATCGCGATCGAATGACACCCCAGCAGGCCGATCTCGCCGGCGATATGTAGCGGCGGCGGGGCGCTTGCCCTACACTGGAAGCGGCGGCGGGACGATGGGCCGAGGCGGGACGATGCCGCAGACTGAAACCGACGATCGCAGGGACATCGCGCCGGCGCGCCTGCCGGAGGCCTACGCTCATTGCGCGGGGCTCGTGCGCGAGCAGGATCAGGATCGCTACATCGCCGGGCTCTATGCGCCCGAGGACCGCCGGGCGGCGCTCTATGCTCTCTATGCCTTCAGCCTCGAGATCGCCCGCGTGCGGGCGCTGGTCAGCGAGCCACTGCCCGGAGAGGTCCGGCTGCAATGGTGGCGCGACGTTCTGGAGGGGCAGGCGGGCGGCGAGACGCAGGCGCATCCGGTTGCGGCGGCCCTGCTCGACACCGTGCGGCGCTATCGGATTCCGATCGCGCCGCTGACGGCGTTGATCGATGCGCGCATCTTCGATCTCTACGACGACCCGATGCCATCGCTGCGTGACCTGGAGGGTTATGCCGGCGAGACGGCGAGTGCCGTGATCCGGATCGCCTGCCTGATCCTTGCGGGCGGGCGCGACCCGGGCGGGGCGGCAGCCTGCGGCCATGCCGGCGTCGCCTATGCGCTGACCGGGCTGATGCGCGCCTTTCCGTGGCACGCGGCCGAGGGGCAGGTGTACCTGCCGGCGGATATCCTCGCCCGCAATGGCGTGACGCGCGACGACATCGTGCGCGGGCGCGGCGGGCCAGGGGTGCTCTACACGCTCAAGGAGTTGCGGGAGATCGCCCGGGGCCATGTGAAGAAGCTTACGAGCCTCAGCGAGACGATTCCGCCGGCGCTGAAGCCGGCTTTCCTGCCGGTCGCGTTGGTCGAACCTTATCTCCGGCGGATGGATGGGCGGGGCTACGATCCCTACCGCACCATCGTCACCCTGCCGGCCTGGCGCCGTCAGTGGATTTTGTGGCGGGCGTCGCGGCGGAGTTGAAGAGCGCGTGCCGTCACTCTCGCGCGGAGCGGTCTGCGAGGCCAAGATTCCAGATAGCGCGGGGAACCCTCTCAGCAATCTCGGGCTTGCCCGAGATTGGCATGCGAGCAGTCGAAGCCGGCAACAGCCGGCTTCGACGGGAGAGGGCAGGGTGAGGGGTAGGCCGTTGGACGCTTTGGCCGTGCCCCACCGCTGCTGCGGGTGGGAGTTTGCGTCACTGGTCCAGGGGCCGACACCTCACCCCTGCCCCTCTCCTTACAGGAGAGGGGTTCCCCGCGCCTTATTCGACCTGTGTAGGACGACGGCAGAGTTCTTCACTCCGCCGCCTTTGCCTCGACGCCGCCGGCCCATTCGTCCATGACCTGCTTCGCCCGCGCGGTCAGCGCCTGCTTGCGGGCGAGACTCTTGGCCGGCCCCTTCAGGCGCTTGCCGTCAGGGCCGGTGGTGGCCACGCCCTCGATCGGCGGGAACAGCCCGAAATTGATGTTCATCGGCTGGAAGGAGCGCGGCCCTTCGTCGATCGTGACGATGTGGCCGCCGGTGATGTGGTTGACCAGCGCGCCGAGCGCCGTAGTTGCCGGAGGCAAGGGCAGCTCGCGCCCGAGCCGCTCCGCCGCCGCCATGCGGCCGGCGAGGAGCCCGGTCGCCGCACTCTCGACATAGCCCTCGCAGCCGGTGATCTGGCCGGCGAAGCGCAGGCGCGTATCGGCCTTGAGGCGCAGTCGCTCGTCGAGCAGCTTCGGCGAGTTCAGATAGGTGTTGCGGTGGATGCCGCCGAGCCGGGCGAACTCGGCGTTCTGCAGGCCGGGGATCATCCGGAAGATCGCAGCCTGCTCGCCATATTTCAGCTTGGTCTGGAAGCCAGTCATGTTGAACAGGGTGCCGAGCGCATTGTCCTGGCGCAGTTGCACCACGGCATAGGCCTTCACCGTCGGGTTGTGCTTGTTGGTCAGGCCGACCGGCTTCATCGGGCCCCAGCGCAGGGTCTCGCGGCCGCGCTCGGCCATCACCTCAATCGGCAGGCAGCCGTCGAAATAGGGCGTGCCTTCCCACTCCTTGAACTCGGTCTTCTCGGCGGCGAGCAGTGCGTCGATGAAGGCCTCGTACTGGTCGCGGTCGAGCGGGCAGTTGATATAGTCGGCGCCGGTGCCGCCGGGCCCGGCCTTGTCGTAGCGCGACTGGAACCAGGCCTGGTCCATATCGACCGAATCGAAATGCACGATGGGCGCGATGGCGTCGAAGAAGGCGAGCGAATCCTCGCCGGTCAGCGATTGCAGGCCCTCGGCCAGTGCAGGCGAGGTCAGCGGGCCGGTGGCGATGATGACATTGTCCCATTCGGCC encodes:
- the secD gene encoding Protein translocase subunit SecD, with amino-acid sequence MLRLQARKVILVLLVLIIGCGLAVPNLFSPETRKAIEANAPSWIPRAFLPIHAVVLGLDLQGGSHVLLEIDRAELVRSQVTQLRDDVRRILREERVSIQGGIQTTTRGVQMRVPDAAERARVLPKLRELAQPIGTLGAFGPSGNQSIAITEQPDGLIQMTVTEAGSNERIRRAVEQAMEVLRRRVDALGTTEPNIQRQGLDRILVQVPGLQDPQRLKQILGDTAKLEFRLVGDANSSDVDMLPSQDAGGQTVPVLRQPSVDGADLIDAQPAFDSRTGQPIVNFRFNIRGAQRFGQITTENLGRPLAIVLDNKVISSPVIQSPITGGSGQISGNFTVEQVNNLSILLRAGALPAKMTIVEERTVGPGLGADSIRAGKMATLIATVLVVIYMLATYGIFGLIASIALVVHVGLIFGLMSFLGATMTLPGIAGIVLTIGTAVDSNVLIYERMREEEHQGRSLVSALEAGFQRAFATIIDSNVTMLIAAVALFSLGSGPVRGFAVVFILGILTTVITAVTLTRMLIAIWYRWAKPKRLPF
- the secF gene encoding Protein-export membrane protein SecF — translated: MRLLRIVPDNTKFKFVWFRRFSYPLSAAYSILVIVLFLTVGLNFGIDFKGGTLIEMQAKSGSVDIAQIRHTANGLGFGEAEVQEFGAAGEVSMRFGMQPGGETAQQAVVVKAREAFASSYDFRRVETVGPRVSGELVQAGTLGVVLAIVGVLIYLWFRFEMPLAIGAILGTLHDIVLTIGFFLITQLEFNLTSIAAILTIVGYSLNETVVVFDRTRELLRRYKTMPVAELLDLSVNSTLSRTAMTATTTFLSLLALVLFGGSAIEGFALVMLFGVVVCTYSAMFISTPVLLYMDVRSAGAREEAQEAARAKASAAKAKA
- a CDS encoding conserved hypothetical protein (Evidence 4 : Unknown function but conserved in other organisms); amino-acid sequence: MPRFDGFVPGRFPLDAIGAGGFRFAEMSHKGSIIATPAGVRIWPVTRFSEVTIESLQPVLDEAGSIDFLLIGTGPDIAFIPPALRDPLKQAGITVEGMTTGAAARTYNVLVGEDRRVAAALIAIE
- a CDS encoding Phytoene synthase, which gives rise to MPQTETDDRRDIAPARLPEAYAHCAGLVREQDQDRYIAGLYAPEDRRAALYALYAFSLEIARVRALVSEPLPGEVRLQWWRDVLEGQAGGETQAHPVAAALLDTVRRYRIPIAPLTALIDARIFDLYDDPMPSLRDLEGYAGETASAVIRIACLILAGGRDPGGAAACGHAGVAYALTGLMRAFPWHAAEGQVYLPADILARNGVTRDDIVRGRGGPGVLYTLKELREIARGHVKKLTSLSETIPPALKPAFLPVALVEPYLRRMDGRGYDPYRTIVTLPAWRRQWILWRASRRS
- the trmFO gene encoding Methylenetetrahydrofolate--tRNA-(uracil-5-)-methyltransferase TrmFO — protein: MKSPSTQPVHIIGGGLAGSEAAWQVARAGVPVVIHEMRPVRGTDAHKTEGLAELVCSNSFRSDDASSNAVGQLHWEMRRLGSLIMAKGYAHQVPAGGALAVDRDGFSQAVTAALESHPLVTIDRGEIAGLPPAEWDNVIIATGPLTSPALAEGLQSLTGEDSLAFFDAIAPIVHFDSVDMDQAWFQSRYDKAGPGGTGADYINCPLDRDQYEAFIDALLAAEKTEFKEWEGTPYFDGCLPIEVMAERGRETLRWGPMKPVGLTNKHNPTVKAYAVVQLRQDNALGTLFNMTGFQTKLKYGEQAAIFRMIPGLQNAEFARLGGIHRNTYLNSPKLLDERLRLKADTRLRFAGQITGCEGYVESAATGLLAGRMAAAERLGRELPLPPATTALGALVNHITGGHIVTIDEGPRSFQPMNINFGLFPPIEGVATTGPDGKRLKGPAKSLARKQALTARAKQVMDEWAGGVEAKAAE